A genome region from Gouania willdenowi chromosome 9, fGouWil2.1, whole genome shotgun sequence includes the following:
- the LOC114469347 gene encoding RNA exonuclease 1 homolog isoform X4, producing MFPSSGLFHQLSCPTASCQRPYCFYQHGGTRESVCTADLTGVLCGQLYAAGRAPIRKEECLHELERINKEIETVTHLVEQERRRLSSYQNILATSRTYASHESGAAGQSVLSAHYSDPSSAARKDLTIKYVVDNTKPRTDLEYDPMSNYSSDLCSNHSSGKVQRTKSNEGLKEATPICDPKNTFQTNIQDSCSTSPDPFDESYKECELVIDVPPSPPKATFQAQKSHVSVGCKSSGKVNVVPTLSQVHFANATVSKDNQQSTSNGQKCETKIANRGVITQLESLATLQNKGKTSTLKSTEQVKKLDEHPTVESNIKYVPNNPQCEPPKKSLISPKANLQCSYSTEAEEKSSFVKRSAKAVMSKESSKGSGPTQNTDSITHSEQSSAICHTTTQKPSLKAVITCLSKRVEISSKNSEQLSIKTPTKEVIIISSDEEEGLKYSDMDLSDSDPMEECYRIFMEANEEESGKNDSDINVSTKVDDAVKPESNVASQVTVKRRVAHEGTRIEPLAKRRPQPQVLVPLRGKTASSISSYTSSTPRIQQAQQRASMVTGSVRGGQAFVSCKNKLETQSTSVPVKPTLQTIPTQHVGRTINVSNNLHLLLPEGAIPLPVDSSSGPVTSVLTPISRLQTSSYTANRAYLQSEVTSVQRNVPAALVLIPAPARKPSAMFNSTLPSSNVSSTTSPFKRKRKHQNEDIKDKVPHGVRQRYVNLFTEEFLKTTANVNEAFEKALAEEKMVYNRSMNKVKYQSVAVNVIKRLRSQSAFAAKSENKVNRRRLKGNTPLNPDMLKGTDDMALYECLKDYILTDEKLIESNYPIQHPEKQGCAILLNNKKVTMDPLKRICCRCGATYSVTQTGKHVRKEECTNHYGKGLAKRVPGGMETRYSCCEGIMGTPGCQVSEVFRDQ from the exons ATGTTCCCCTCCTCCGGGCTTTTTCATCAGCTTTCCTGCCCGACAGCCTCCTGTCAACGGCCCTATTGTTTCTACCAACATGGAGGAACGCGGGAGTCCGTCTGTACTGCGGATTTAACAG GTGTCCTGTGTGGCCAACTGTATGCTGCTGGCAGAGCACCTATAAGAAAAGAGGAATGTCTCCACGAGCTGGAGCGTATCAACAAGGAGATAGAAACTGTGACCCATCTGGTGGAGCAGGAGCGGAGGCGGCTGTCATCCTACCAGAACATACTGGCCACCAGCAGAACTTATGCCTCTCATGAGTCTGGGGCTGCTGGTCAAAGTGTTCTTAGTGCTCACTACAGTGATCCTTCATCAGCAGCGAGGAAGGACTTAACAATTAAGTATGTGGTTGATAACACCAAACCAAGGACTGATTTAGAGTATGACCCTATGTCTAACTATTCTTCGGACCTGTGTTCTAACCACTCATCTGGGAAAGTGCAGCGGACAAAGAGCAATGAAGGCCTGAAAGAAGCAACTCCTATTTGTGACCCAAAGAATACTTTTCAAACCAACATTCAGGATTCTTGCTCTACATCTCCAGATCCTTTTGATGAGTCTTATAAAGAATGTGAGCTGGTCATAGATGTTCCTCCATCACCTCCTAAAGCAACGTTCCAGGCTCAGAAATCACATGTTTCTGTGGGATGCAAGTCTTCAGGGAAAGTAAACGTAGTACCTACTTTATCACAAGTGCACTTCGCAAACGCCACCGTATCAAAGGACAACCAGCAATCCACCTCAAATGGCCAAAAATGTGAAACTAAAATTGCCAATAGAGGTGTCATTACTCAACTCGAATCTCTAGcaacccttcaaaataaaggtaaaacgAGCACGCTTAAATCTACTGAACAAGTGAAAAAGCTTGATGAACATCCAACTGTTGAATCAAACATAAAATATGTCCCTAACAATCCTCAGTGTGAGCCACCAAAGAAGTCACTCATAAGTCCTAAAGCTAATTTACAATGCAGCTATTCCACTGAAGCTGAAGAAAAGTCGTCTTTTGTCAAAAGAAGTGCAAAGGCTGTGATGTCAAAGGAGTCGAGTAAAGGTTCAGGACCAACACAGAACACCGATTCGATCACTCATTCAGAGCAATCCTCTGCCATTTGTCACACTACAACTCAGAAACCATCATTGAAAGCTGTCATCACATGTTTGTCTAAAAGAGTTGAGATTTCATCTAAAAATAGTGAGCAGCTTTCAATAAAAACACCTACAAAGGAAGTCATCATAATCAGCTCTGATGAGGAGGAGGGGCTGAAGTACTCGGACATGGATCTGTCAGACAGTGACCCGATGGAAGAATGTTACAGGATCTTCATGGAAGCAAACGAAGAGGAGAGCGGTAAAAATGACTCCGACATCAACGTGTCT ACAAAAGTTGATGATGCAGTAAAGCCAGAGAGCAATGTTGCTTCACAAGTGACAGTAAAGAGGAGAGTGGCTCATGAAGGTACACGCATAGAG CCACTAGCTAAGCGCAGACCTCAGCCCCAAGTTCTAGTCCCTCTTCGTGGCAAAACGGCCTCAAGTATTAGCTCGTACACCTCCAGCACTCCCAGGATCCAACAGGCTCAGCAGAGAGCCTCCATGGTTACTGGTTCAGTGAGAGGAGGGCAGGCTTTTGTTTCCTGTAAAAACAAGTTAGAAACCCAGAGTACGTCTGTTCCTGTTAAGCCAACGCTGCAGACAATTCCAACCCAACATG TGGGAAGGACAATCAACGTGAGCAACAACCTGCACCTGCTCCTCCCAGAAGGTGCCATCCCTTTGCCTGTTGACTCCAGTTCTGGCCCAGTTACCTCCGTGCTAACTCCAATCAGTCGATTACAAACCAGCAGTTACACGGCCAATAGAGCTTACCTTCAGTCTGAAGTTACATCGGTCCAAAGAAATGTCCCGGCAGCACTCGTGCTCATTCCAGCCCCAGCACGTAAACCTTCAGCAATGTTTAATAGTACTTTACCGTCCTCTAACGTGAGCTCTACTACCTCACCGTTCAAG CGTAAACGGAAGCATCAGAATGAAGATATAAAAGACAAAGTTCCTCATGGTGTGAGACAGCGTTACGTCAACCTGTTCACTGAGGAGTTCCTCAAAACAACAGCCAATGTCAATGAAGCATTTGAAAAG GCTCTTGCTGAGGAGAAGATGGTGTACAATCGCAGTATGAACAAAGTGAAGTATCAAAGCGTTGCTGTGAACGTTATCAAGAGGCTGAGGAGCCAGAGTGCCTTTGCTGCTAAAA GTGAAAATAAAGTCAACAGGCGAAGATTAAAAGGCAATACACCCCTGAACCCAGACATGCTAAAGGGGACAG ATGACATGGCTCTGTATGAGTGTCTAAAGGATTACATTCTGACTGATGAAAAGCTGATTGAGAGCAACTATCCAATCCAGCACCCAGAGAAACAAGGATGTGCCATCCTTTTAAATAACAAGAAGGTCACCATGGACC CTCTGAAAAGGATCTGTTGTCGGTGCGGAGCCACGTACTCTGTGACCCAAACTGGCAAGCATGTTCGAAAGGAGGAGTGCACCAACCACTATGGGAAAGGCCTCGCAAAGAGAG TTCCAGGTGGAATGGAGACTCGTTATAGCTGCTGTGAGGGAATTATGGGAACTCCCGGATGTCAAGTGTCGGAG GTTTTCAGGGATCAGTGA